A genomic stretch from Pagrus major chromosome 3, Pma_NU_1.0 includes:
- the tax1bp1a gene encoding tax1-binding protein 1 homolog A isoform X2 yields MSSFQVVDSSPGSSVSIMETSNFAHVIFQNVGKSFLPQAPLECRYTLTPYIAPHPKDWVGIFKVGWSTARDYYTFLWSPMPENYEPGSTVHRTVVFQGYYVPKSDGEFYQFCYVTHAGDIRGASTPFQFRSATPTEELLTVTEDDSNSDILVVTTKTGLLEHVEEAQQERRELMKAMRLLQEEKQQLQEEQKRLAREREQERETCCLLRTHNQDLLRSSQGLSEEREEVRRRLTEATDRVRQLEEDLLGVTQRGLQKETELDCLRDRLKKLTAERDSLESQLKNEKDERDLYKAHLRSTELENTKLSAELQMLKAVELNREVTIAQFQEELDRLRACVAQRDSLEKELLTHKADKAELARVRELLRQAEEQLQASRQQASLLASELRDSASARDHTMTELYRARLEADKLRASLADAQAECQRMESQLDRMRSAAQKEVGVGTSGEVTPSILVVSEAEAELQREVEELKLRLHMAAEHYKEKYRECQRLRRQVAKLNTTESQGEPKRNASTETTQEPLTPSPESPTAGNIAAAVLQEAAEMTITPELNNRESTHADLYISTEKEERQTEKERAEVEAEVEVEANQGEDRQREDKEMEEKKDSLPEESLRMTSWVEVENEGQSARENSEEEMSGKEGVEEEKDNLEGRSMGEAEKEQTRSVEEELAMMEEKWREQCAINETLKQRLADEEERFRVQMAERASEVTELKRNLAQALRDKEQLQEELQRFVSRQREQEAGVQCAEMRQPMVLRYPLPYPQDPSPPPLVPQRPAELQYGNPYSTDTTRGSDSPSIFSSLTQ; encoded by the exons ATGTCGTCGTTCCAGGTGGTGGACTCATCACCGGGCAGCAGTGTCAGCATCATGGAAACGTCCAACTTTGCCCACGTCATCTTCCAGAATGTGGGGAAGAGTTTCCTGCCCCAGGCACCCCTGGAGTGTCGCTACACCCTGACCCCTTACATCGCTCCCCACCCGAAAGACTGGGTGGGCATCTTCAAG GTGGGTTGGAGCACAGCCAGAGATTACTACACCTTCCTTTGGTCTCCTATGCCTGAAAACTATGAACCAGGAAGTACTGTGCACAGGACTGTGGTGTTTCAAG GTTATTATGTTCCGAAATCTGATGGAGAGTTCTACCAGTTTTGTTATGTCACGCATGCTGGTGACATTCGGGGTGCCAGCACGCCCTTCCAGTTCAGGTCAGCCACACCCACCGAAGAGCTGCTGACTGTTACCGAGGACGACAGCAACTCTGACATACTGGTCGTCACCACCAAAACTGGCCTGCTAGAG CATGTGGAGGAGGCGCAGCAGGAGCGCAGGGAGCTGATGAAGGCCATGCGTCTCCTCcaggaggagaagcagcagctgcaggaggagcagaaaCGACTGGctagagagagggagcaggagagggagacgTGCTGTCTGCTGCGGACACACAACCAG GATCTGCTGCGCTCATCGCAGGGCCTGtcggaggagagggaggaggtgaggaggaggctGACGGAGGCCACGGACCGGGTCCGCCAGCTGGAGGAGGACCTGCTGGGAGTCACCCAGAGAGGCCTGCAGAAGGAGACGGAGCTCGATTG TTTGCGTGACCGCCTGAagaagctgacagcagagagagacagcctGGAGAGCCAGCTGAAGAACGAGAAGGATGAGAGAGACCTCTACAAG GCCCACCTTCGCAGCACCGAGCTGGAGAACACTAAGCTGAGTGCAGAGCTGCAGATGCTGAAGGCAGTGGAGCTGAACCGGGAGGTGACCATCGCCCAGTTCCAGGAGGAGCTGGATAGGCTCAGGGCCTGTGTTGCCCAGCGGGACAGCCTGGAGAaagagctgctgacacacaagGCTGACAAG gCAGAGCTGGCCCGTGTGCGTGAGCTCCTCCGTCAGGCAGAGGAGCAGCTCCAGGCATCCCGGCAGCAGGCCTCTCTGCTGGCCTCGGAGCTCCGTGACTCAGCCAGCGCCCGCGACCACACGATGACTGAGCTGTACCGTGCCCGCTTAGAAGCCGACAAGCTCCGTGCCAGTCTGGCCGATGCTCAGGCCGAGTGCCAGCGCATGGAGAGCCAGCTAGACCGGATGAGGAGCGCTGCACAGAAGGAAGTG GGTGTTGGGACCAGTGGGGAGGTGACACCTAGCATTTTGGTGGTGTCAGAGGCTGAGGCcgagctgcagagagaggtggaggagctgaagctGCGTCTTCACATGGCGGCTGAGCACTACAAGGAGAAGTACCGGGAGTGTCAGCGCCTCCGCAGGCAGGTGGCCAAACTAAACACAACTGAGTCACAGGGG GAGCCAAAGAGAAATGCATCCACCGAGACAACACAGGAGCCACTGACCCCGAGTCCAGAGTCACCAACAGCAG GGAATATAGCCGCTGCAGTCCTACAAGAAGCCGCCGAGATGACAATCACTCCAGAACTTAATAACAGGGAATCCACACATGCCGATTTATACATCAGCacagagaaggaagagaggcagacagagaaggagagggccGAGGTGGAGGCAGAGGTAGAGGTAGAAGCAAACCaaggagaggacagacagagagaagacaaagagatggaggagaagaaggacaGCCTGCCGGAGGAGAGCCTGAGGATGACGAGCTGGGTTGAGGTGGAGAATGAGGGGCAGAGCGCCCGAGAGAACAGTGAGGAGGAAATGTCAGGGAAAGAGGGTGTCGAGGAGGAGAAGGATAATCTGGAGGGGAGGAGCATGggggaggcagagaaggaacaGACTCGCTCGGTAGAGGAGGAGCTGGCGATGATGGAGGAGAAATGGAGGGAGCAGTGTGCGATCAATGAGACGCTCAAACAGCGGCTGGCTGATGAGGAGGAGCGGTTCAGA GTGCAGATGGCAGAGCGAGCCAGCGAGGTGACGGAGCTGAAACGCAACCTGGCTCAGGCCCTCAGAGACAAGGAGCAGCTACAGGAG GAGCTGCAGCGCTTTGTGTCCAGGCAGAGGGAGCAGGAAGCTGGGGTTCAGTGTGCTGAGATGAGGCAGCCGATGGTGCTGCGCTACCCACTGCCGTACCCCCAGGACCCCTCTCCTCCGCCGCTGGTGCCACAGAGGCCTGCCGAACTGCAGTACGGGAATCCCTACTCCACTGACACTACGAGAG gctcagacTCTCCCTCGATATTTTCCAGTCTAACACAAtga
- the tax1bp1a gene encoding tax1-binding protein 1 homolog A isoform X1, which yields MSSFQVVDSSPGSSVSIMETSNFAHVIFQNVGKSFLPQAPLECRYTLTPYIAPHPKDWVGIFKVGWSTARDYYTFLWSPMPENYEPGSTVHRTVVFQGYYVPKSDGEFYQFCYVTHAGDIRGASTPFQFRSATPTEELLTVTEDDSNSDILVVTTKTGLLEHVEEAQQERRELMKAMRLLQEEKQQLQEEQKRLAREREQERETCCLLRTHNQDLLRSSQGLSEEREEVRRRLTEATDRVRQLEEDLLGVTQRGLQKETELDCLRDRLKKLTAERDSLESQLKNEKDERDLYKAHLRSTELENTKLSAELQMLKAVELNREVTIAQFQEELDRLRACVAQRDSLEKELLTHKADKAELARVRELLRQAEEQLQASRQQASLLASELRDSASARDHTMTELYRARLEADKLRASLADAQAECQRMESQLDRMRSAAQKEVGVGTSGEVTPSILVVSEAEAELQREVEELKLRLHMAAEHYKEKYRECQRLRRQVAKLNTTESQGEPKRNASTETTQEPLTPSPESPTAGNIAAAVLQEAAEMTITPELNNRESTHADLYISTEKEERQTEKERAEVEAEVEVEANQGEDRQREDKEMEEKKDSLPEESLRMTSWVEVENEGQSARENSEEEMSGKEGVEEEKDNLEGRSMGEAEKEQTRSVEEELAMMEEKWREQCAINETLKQRLADEEERFRVQMAERASEVTELKRNLAQALRDKEQLQEELQRFVSRQREQEAGVQCAEMRQPMVLRYPLPYPQDPSPPPLVPQRPAELQYGNPYSTDTTRDRVDVALSPEHMSRPPPEAPPCAPPCAPPITPPSPGPGAPGWDQEVVCIQPSRTTTPPESTEHPPQEPQNAADGAQPPCDHQASRRSESRGSFCFDSRTDSVHKRCPLCEVIFPPHFEQRSFEQHVESHWKVCPVCSEQFPLNCQQQLFERHVLTHFDGHVLNFDQIE from the exons ATGTCGTCGTTCCAGGTGGTGGACTCATCACCGGGCAGCAGTGTCAGCATCATGGAAACGTCCAACTTTGCCCACGTCATCTTCCAGAATGTGGGGAAGAGTTTCCTGCCCCAGGCACCCCTGGAGTGTCGCTACACCCTGACCCCTTACATCGCTCCCCACCCGAAAGACTGGGTGGGCATCTTCAAG GTGGGTTGGAGCACAGCCAGAGATTACTACACCTTCCTTTGGTCTCCTATGCCTGAAAACTATGAACCAGGAAGTACTGTGCACAGGACTGTGGTGTTTCAAG GTTATTATGTTCCGAAATCTGATGGAGAGTTCTACCAGTTTTGTTATGTCACGCATGCTGGTGACATTCGGGGTGCCAGCACGCCCTTCCAGTTCAGGTCAGCCACACCCACCGAAGAGCTGCTGACTGTTACCGAGGACGACAGCAACTCTGACATACTGGTCGTCACCACCAAAACTGGCCTGCTAGAG CATGTGGAGGAGGCGCAGCAGGAGCGCAGGGAGCTGATGAAGGCCATGCGTCTCCTCcaggaggagaagcagcagctgcaggaggagcagaaaCGACTGGctagagagagggagcaggagagggagacgTGCTGTCTGCTGCGGACACACAACCAG GATCTGCTGCGCTCATCGCAGGGCCTGtcggaggagagggaggaggtgaggaggaggctGACGGAGGCCACGGACCGGGTCCGCCAGCTGGAGGAGGACCTGCTGGGAGTCACCCAGAGAGGCCTGCAGAAGGAGACGGAGCTCGATTG TTTGCGTGACCGCCTGAagaagctgacagcagagagagacagcctGGAGAGCCAGCTGAAGAACGAGAAGGATGAGAGAGACCTCTACAAG GCCCACCTTCGCAGCACCGAGCTGGAGAACACTAAGCTGAGTGCAGAGCTGCAGATGCTGAAGGCAGTGGAGCTGAACCGGGAGGTGACCATCGCCCAGTTCCAGGAGGAGCTGGATAGGCTCAGGGCCTGTGTTGCCCAGCGGGACAGCCTGGAGAaagagctgctgacacacaagGCTGACAAG gCAGAGCTGGCCCGTGTGCGTGAGCTCCTCCGTCAGGCAGAGGAGCAGCTCCAGGCATCCCGGCAGCAGGCCTCTCTGCTGGCCTCGGAGCTCCGTGACTCAGCCAGCGCCCGCGACCACACGATGACTGAGCTGTACCGTGCCCGCTTAGAAGCCGACAAGCTCCGTGCCAGTCTGGCCGATGCTCAGGCCGAGTGCCAGCGCATGGAGAGCCAGCTAGACCGGATGAGGAGCGCTGCACAGAAGGAAGTG GGTGTTGGGACCAGTGGGGAGGTGACACCTAGCATTTTGGTGGTGTCAGAGGCTGAGGCcgagctgcagagagaggtggaggagctgaagctGCGTCTTCACATGGCGGCTGAGCACTACAAGGAGAAGTACCGGGAGTGTCAGCGCCTCCGCAGGCAGGTGGCCAAACTAAACACAACTGAGTCACAGGGG GAGCCAAAGAGAAATGCATCCACCGAGACAACACAGGAGCCACTGACCCCGAGTCCAGAGTCACCAACAGCAG GGAATATAGCCGCTGCAGTCCTACAAGAAGCCGCCGAGATGACAATCACTCCAGAACTTAATAACAGGGAATCCACACATGCCGATTTATACATCAGCacagagaaggaagagaggcagacagagaaggagagggccGAGGTGGAGGCAGAGGTAGAGGTAGAAGCAAACCaaggagaggacagacagagagaagacaaagagatggaggagaagaaggacaGCCTGCCGGAGGAGAGCCTGAGGATGACGAGCTGGGTTGAGGTGGAGAATGAGGGGCAGAGCGCCCGAGAGAACAGTGAGGAGGAAATGTCAGGGAAAGAGGGTGTCGAGGAGGAGAAGGATAATCTGGAGGGGAGGAGCATGggggaggcagagaaggaacaGACTCGCTCGGTAGAGGAGGAGCTGGCGATGATGGAGGAGAAATGGAGGGAGCAGTGTGCGATCAATGAGACGCTCAAACAGCGGCTGGCTGATGAGGAGGAGCGGTTCAGA GTGCAGATGGCAGAGCGAGCCAGCGAGGTGACGGAGCTGAAACGCAACCTGGCTCAGGCCCTCAGAGACAAGGAGCAGCTACAGGAG GAGCTGCAGCGCTTTGTGTCCAGGCAGAGGGAGCAGGAAGCTGGGGTTCAGTGTGCTGAGATGAGGCAGCCGATGGTGCTGCGCTACCCACTGCCGTACCCCCAGGACCCCTCTCCTCCGCCGCTGGTGCCACAGAGGCCTGCCGAACTGCAGTACGGGAATCCCTACTCCACTGACACTACGAGAG ACCGGGTGGATGTTGCGCTATCTCCTGAGCACATGTCCCGTCCTCCGCCTGAGGCCCCACCCTGTGCCCCTCCCTGTGCACCCCCAATCACGCCCCCGAGTCCCGGCCCAGGGGCACCAGGCTGGGACCAAGAGGTGGTCTGCATCCAGCCCTCCCGCACCACGACACCCCCTGAGAGCACTGAGCATCCACCGCAGGAGCCACAAAAT GCTGCTGACGGGGCTCAGCCACCCTGTGATCATCAGGCCAGTAGACGTAGTGAATCCAGGGGCAGCTTCTGCTTTGACTCCAG gACCGACAGCGTTCACAAGCGCTGCCCGTTATGCGAGGTGATCTTCCCGCCGCACTTCGAGCAGCGCAGCTTCGAGCAGCACGTGGAGAGCCACTGGAAGGTGTGCCCCGTCTGCTCCGAGCAGTTCCCCCTAAActgccagcagcagctcttcGAGAGGCACGTCCTCACGCACTTCGACGGCCACGTGCTCAACTTCGACCAGATCGAGTGA